One window of Hujiaoplasma nucleasis genomic DNA carries:
- a CDS encoding double zinc ribbon domain-containing protein, translating to MKRCIYCGRENDSHSKYCKYCGEALNVNVFDDDPTNDDQKRQDNQHIHCPKCDSTNIYMMTREGSDFNESNACCGLLLFGPLGLLCGLSGKKESITFRKCGQCGHEF from the coding sequence ATGAAAAGATGTATCTATTGTGGTAGGGAAAATGATTCTCATAGCAAATATTGTAAATATTGTGGCGAAGCTTTAAATGTGAATGTCTTTGATGATGATCCTACCAATGATGATCAGAAACGTCAAGACAATCAACATATTCACTGTCCAAAATGTGATTCGACAAATATCTATATGATGACTAGAGAAGGCTCTGATTTTAATGAGTCTAACGCTTGTTGCGGACTATTGTTATTTGGACCTCTAGGTTTGTTGTGTGGATTAAGCGGAAAGAAAGAATCAATAACCTTTAGGAAGTGTGGTCAATGTGGACACGAATTCTGA
- a CDS encoding ArsR/SmtB family transcription factor — MKFKFNEDVSRIYDYLLFPRLYFYKYDYEENKNDDLKSVIHEQYLEMAERLNEKLKPYEKEISQYFQKSIYSSYDYPNILTHAFPVEGYTDEHQYLESILDVDDSEFKDKLIKSLVTMEDDEDEKISVDELNSTEYINNLKIDSANKWNLFLMVQNPKKYLKDYIVFLKTVEPLFYNTYNQFKDELIEVGMDISARLSKNTAQSFKKITQNLINYEFSNREVCNLYVSAMFPYSVRLMGDHRIVWGLKSEFSFKKVSEINENQLSQRVKIFKALGDKTRYEVLKMISNGHSSIKNIAEKLDVSSATISYHVNEFLTTGIISINRDKDKKAGYRIDYHKLNEVISGLKEDLNFE; from the coding sequence ATGAAATTTAAATTTAACGAAGATGTATCAAGGATTTATGATTATTTGTTATTTCCAAGACTTTATTTTTACAAGTATGATTATGAAGAAAATAAGAACGATGACTTGAAAAGTGTGATTCATGAACAATATTTAGAAATGGCTGAAAGATTAAATGAAAAATTAAAGCCATATGAAAAAGAAATATCTCAATATTTTCAAAAAAGTATTTATTCAAGTTATGACTATCCTAATATTTTGACACATGCATTCCCTGTCGAAGGATACACTGATGAACATCAATATTTAGAAAGTATTTTAGATGTAGATGATTCTGAATTTAAAGATAAACTTATTAAATCTTTGGTTACCATGGAAGATGATGAAGATGAAAAAATATCAGTAGATGAATTAAATTCAACTGAGTATATTAATAACTTAAAGATTGATTCAGCTAATAAATGGAATTTATTTTTGATGGTTCAAAATCCAAAGAAATATTTAAAAGATTATATTGTTTTCTTGAAAACAGTTGAACCATTATTTTATAATACATATAATCAATTTAAGGATGAACTTATTGAAGTTGGGATGGATATTTCTGCTAGGTTGTCAAAAAATACTGCTCAATCATTTAAGAAAATAACTCAAAATTTAATTAATTATGAATTTTCTAATCGCGAAGTTTGTAACTTATATGTATCAGCTATGTTTCCTTATTCTGTAAGATTAATGGGAGACCACAGAATCGTATGGGGATTAAAATCTGAATTTTCATTTAAGAAAGTAAGTGAAATCAATGAAAACCAACTTAGTCAAAGGGTTAAAATTTTTAAAGCTTTAGGTGATAAAACTCGCTATGAAGTTTTAAAAATGATTTCAAATGGACATAGTTCTATAAAAAATATTGCTGAGAAATTAGATGTATCAAGCGCAACAATTTCTTATCATGTCAATGAATTTTTAACGACAGGAATCATAAGTATTAATAGAGATAAAGATAAAAAGGCTGGTTATAGAATTGATTATCATAAACTAAATGAGGTTATAAGCGGTTTAAAAGAAGATTTAAATTTTGAATGA
- a CDS encoding ADP-ribosylglycohydrolase family protein gives MNKMIESALLSNHATLGVHWIYDHEYIKKLSDTRSILFMKQDKSIFDKAKTSFFVYENNQYSVQGEILKWLYEALEDNPLLSAKDFDDILYKQFKPGGYNQGYVEKYGKLQVFNRLIDELNLSMDKQVINDQQMVAFVPYIVFKALGRDFSDAMDFVKIYSDDPIYEEFFKMFDLLFDYLKVFTLQEALEKAITECPNHFELAFKKALEVKDTDEFIEKYAGRACPYKHALPVIVHLLYHYSSYEDVTMANALIGGASADRGLLLGAILSEVYRIPEKWL, from the coding sequence ATGAATAAAATGATAGAATCAGCCTTATTATCAAACCATGCAACACTAGGTGTCCATTGGATTTATGATCATGAATATATAAAAAAGTTATCAGATACTCGTTCTATATTGTTTATGAAACAAGATAAGTCTATATTTGATAAAGCTAAAACATCGTTTTTTGTTTATGAAAATAATCAATATTCAGTTCAAGGAGAAATACTAAAGTGGCTTTATGAAGCTTTAGAAGATAATCCTCTTTTATCAGCGAAGGACTTTGATGATATTTTATATAAACAATTTAAGCCAGGTGGATATAATCAGGGTTATGTTGAAAAATATGGGAAGTTACAAGTCTTTAATCGTTTAATAGATGAGTTAAATCTTTCAATGGATAAACAAGTGATAAATGACCAACAAATGGTCGCTTTTGTTCCTTATATTGTATTTAAAGCTTTGGGAAGAGATTTTTCTGATGCCATGGATTTTGTAAAAATTTATAGTGATGATCCAATCTACGAAGAATTTTTTAAGATGTTTGATTTATTGTTCGACTACTTGAAAGTATTTACTTTACAAGAAGCTTTAGAAAAAGCAATTACTGAATGCCCTAATCATTTTGAACTTGCTTTTAAAAAAGCATTAGAAGTGAAAGACACTGATGAATTTATTGAAAAATACGCTGGAAGGGCTTGTCCATATAAACATGCTTTACCAGTCATTGTTCACCTTTTATATCACTATTCTTCTTATGAAGACGTAACAATGGCTAACGCTCTTATTGGTGGTGCATCAGCGGATAGGGGTTTGTTATTGGGAGCGATATTATCTGAAGTTTATAGGATACCTGAAAAATGGTTATAA
- a CDS encoding thioredoxin family protein produces the protein MVIKVLGSGCKKCQRLETRIKDVLRKENIEAQVEKVTDMMEISAYNVLSTPAMVINDKVVSSGKLLENEEISALIKAN, from the coding sequence ATGGTAATTAAAGTATTAGGTTCAGGATGTAAAAAGTGTCAAAGATTAGAAACAAGAATCAAAGACGTATTAAGAAAAGAAAACATTGAGGCTCAAGTAGAAAAAGTCACAGATATGATGGAAATATCAGCTTATAATGTTTTATCTACTCCAGCCATGGTCATCAATGATAAAGTTGTTTCAAGTGGAAAATTATTAGAAAATGAAGAAATAAGTGCTTTAATCAAAGCAAACTAA
- a CDS encoding DUF2085 domain-containing protein → MKIGKNLGCHQKSCRSFFYKNYQFPLCARCTGIVIGELLIGPIVIMFGFNNIYLNLALLLLMAIDGLLQYYHILESNNIRRLLTGLGAGYAMTSTLVWFIKWIIK, encoded by the coding sequence ATGAAGATTGGCAAGAATTTAGGCTGTCATCAAAAGTCATGCAGATCTTTCTTTTATAAAAATTATCAGTTTCCCTTATGCGCAAGATGTACTGGTATTGTTATAGGTGAATTGCTTATAGGGCCAATCGTTATTATGTTTGGTTTTAATAATATTTATCTTAATCTTGCTTTATTATTGTTGATGGCTATTGATGGTTTGTTGCAGTATTATCATATCTTAGAATCAAACAATATAAGAAGATTATTAACAGGTTTAGGGGCAGGTTATGCCATGACTTCTACCTTAGTATGGTTTATTAAATGGATAATAAAATAA
- a CDS encoding MFS transporter has protein sequence MNKKLLKNKNYMLLVIGNFVSLIGSNIQQFVLSLYVLALTGSATIFASMLAISILPRILLSPIAGVFGDWFDKKKSIVILDITNALVLLAFGIYVYLYNDLTIGLIYLLVILLEITEIFFHSSMSAVIPSVVQEDEYLEANSLRMMLVSFGQLLAPVFGALIYGAFGLLVAILINALSFFLSALSEMFIKVPKTKSESNVRSVSGFKKDFSEGIILVKHSKPIRTIMAMAVIVNFSISPFFSVGLIFLLKEVLVQSDMRLGLLQTVLSASMILAPILLLKKLKTMRLGDVLMKSFFIMGTLIVLISFSIHSSLASLADGLASYIYVLVICFIIGILVTGVNISVGTLIQKIVPLEFMGRTSTVLGLFSTIAIPIGQMIFGYLYDIINPGFVFILNGLVILGTVLFFYKRMHLIDDYDKEEVKENLVERSVLVNEI, from the coding sequence ATGAATAAGAAATTACTAAAAAATAAAAACTATATGTTATTGGTGATAGGGAATTTTGTTTCCTTAATTGGAAGTAATATTCAACAGTTTGTTTTATCCTTATATGTTTTAGCCTTAACAGGATCGGCGACAATATTCGCTTCTATGTTGGCTATTTCTATTTTACCTAGGATTTTATTATCACCCATAGCAGGTGTTTTTGGAGATTGGTTTGACAAGAAAAAATCAATTGTGATTTTAGATATTACTAACGCCCTTGTATTGCTGGCATTTGGTATATATGTTTATTTATATAATGATTTAACCATTGGTTTAATCTACTTATTGGTTATTTTGTTAGAAATCACTGAAATTTTCTTTCATTCTTCTATGTCAGCGGTTATACCATCTGTTGTACAAGAGGATGAATATTTAGAAGCTAATTCTTTAAGAATGATGCTTGTATCTTTTGGCCAACTTTTGGCACCTGTTTTTGGGGCTTTAATCTATGGAGCTTTTGGCTTATTGGTTGCCATTTTGATTAATGCTTTATCATTCTTTTTATCGGCTCTTAGTGAAATGTTCATTAAAGTCCCAAAAACAAAAAGTGAATCAAATGTTAGATCAGTTTCTGGCTTTAAGAAAGATTTTTCTGAAGGTATTATATTGGTTAAGCATTCAAAACCTATTAGAACCATTATGGCCATGGCAGTTATTGTTAACTTTTCCATTTCGCCTTTCTTTTCTGTAGGACTTATCTTTTTGTTAAAAGAAGTATTGGTTCAATCAGATATGAGGTTGGGTTTATTGCAAACAGTATTATCGGCATCAATGATTTTGGCTCCGATACTCTTATTAAAAAAATTAAAAACAATGAGACTTGGGGATGTCTTAATGAAAAGTTTCTTTATTATGGGGACATTAATAGTCTTAATATCTTTCAGTATACATTCCAGTTTAGCAAGTTTAGCTGATGGGTTAGCGTCTTATATTTATGTCTTAGTGATCTGTTTTATCATCGGAATCTTGGTGACTGGTGTTAATATTTCAGTAGGAACTCTTATTCAAAAAATCGTACCTTTAGAATTTATGGGAAGAACATCAACGGTTTTAGGATTATTTTCTACCATAGCAATTCCAATTGGACAGATGATTTTTGGTTACTTATATGATATTATAAATCCAGGCTTTGTTTTTATTCTCAATGGATTGGTTATTTTAGGGACAGTTCTTTTCTTTTACAAGAGAATGCACCTTATTGATGATTATGACAAAGAAGAAGTTAAAGAAAATTTAGTGGAAAGAAGTGTGTTAGTCAATGAAATTTAA
- a CDS encoding permease, whose product MKDFFITINDIFLKMTWLESAVQYILREWFQIDESTMLFSSLSFFIYDVIKIFLLLSILIYISSYIQSYFTPERTRKILSKIKGVKANIVGALLGTLTPFCSCSSIPIFIGFTKAGLPVGVTFSFLISSPLVDLASVILLASIFNWTIALAYVVVGIIIAVIGGTLISIFKMDKYVEEFVTKNKESIDIENPELTKKERRLYAFDQVKEIIHRVWIYIFIGVGIGAIIHGYIPEEIISKVLGQENPFSVFIATIIGIPMYADIFGTLPIAEALVLKGVGIGTVLAFMMAVTALSLPSLILLKKVVKFKLLLTFVGIVTAGIIITGYLFNIFEYIFI is encoded by the coding sequence ATGAAAGATTTTTTTATCACTATTAATGATATTTTCTTAAAAATGACATGGCTGGAATCTGCAGTCCAATATATACTTAGAGAATGGTTTCAAATAGATGAAAGCACAATGTTATTTTCAAGCTTATCTTTTTTCATATATGATGTTATAAAAATCTTCTTATTATTATCAATATTAATCTACATATCATCTTATATACAAAGTTACTTTACACCCGAAAGAACAAGAAAAATACTATCTAAAATTAAAGGTGTTAAAGCCAATATTGTTGGTGCACTCTTAGGCACACTTACCCCTTTTTGTTCATGTTCTTCTATTCCTATTTTTATTGGCTTTACTAAAGCCGGTTTACCTGTAGGGGTAACTTTCTCATTTCTTATATCTTCTCCGCTTGTTGATTTAGCTTCCGTCATTTTACTTGCTAGTATCTTCAATTGGACCATTGCACTAGCTTATGTAGTTGTTGGTATCATTATCGCAGTTATTGGGGGCACACTGATATCAATTTTTAAGATGGATAAATATGTTGAAGAATTTGTAACAAAAAACAAAGAAAGCATTGATATAGAAAACCCAGAACTCACAAAAAAAGAAAGACGTCTTTATGCTTTTGACCAAGTTAAAGAAATCATTCATAGAGTTTGGATTTATATATTCATAGGTGTTGGTATTGGTGCCATAATACACGGATATATCCCAGAAGAAATAATTTCAAAAGTTCTTGGACAAGAAAACCCGTTCTCTGTATTTATCGCAACAATTATAGGAATCCCAATGTATGCTGATATATTTGGAACCCTACCTATCGCTGAAGCTTTGGTATTAAAAGGCGTTGGTATAGGAACTGTATTAGCCTTTATGATGGCTGTTACAGCATTAAGTCTACCATCTTTAATTCTACTCAAGAAAGTCGTTAAATTTAAACTGCTTCTCACATTTGTGGGTATTGTAACAGCTGGTATTATCATCACAGGTTATTTATTTAATATTTTTGAATATATATTTATATAA